From a region of the Actinopolymorpha singaporensis genome:
- a CDS encoding MerR family transcriptional regulator → MRIGELATLVGVSTRTVRHYHHQGLLPEPDRLANGYREYRLRDAVVLARVRRLTELGLSLDEIRDVLADEQGRDLREVLAELDADLARQQEAIGARRARLAALLNRGALDPDSTVSPELATVLRDLPTEGSAFGQFDRDLLTVFDAGADPADRAAFAELLRGLPEETGGRGAADIYRKLDELAGAEPTDPRVGALADELAAYLPAEIASAMVGSVDDPQTGQWLATMTRELSAAQVGVFRTLVARLRERGSC, encoded by the coding sequence ATGCGAATCGGGGAACTCGCCACCCTCGTCGGGGTGTCCACACGTACCGTCCGGCACTACCACCACCAGGGCCTGCTGCCCGAGCCCGACCGCCTGGCCAACGGCTACCGCGAGTACCGGCTGCGCGATGCGGTCGTCCTCGCCCGGGTACGCCGGCTGACCGAGCTCGGGCTGTCGCTGGACGAGATCCGCGACGTACTCGCCGACGAGCAAGGCCGGGACCTGCGCGAGGTGCTGGCCGAGCTCGACGCCGACCTGGCGAGGCAACAGGAGGCGATCGGCGCCCGCAGGGCCCGGCTCGCCGCGCTGCTGAACCGGGGCGCGCTGGATCCGGACTCCACGGTCTCCCCGGAGCTGGCGACCGTCCTGCGGGACCTGCCCACCGAGGGGTCGGCGTTCGGGCAGTTCGACCGAGACCTCCTCACCGTCTTCGACGCGGGCGCCGACCCGGCCGACCGGGCCGCGTTCGCCGAGCTGCTCCGCGGCCTTCCGGAGGAGACCGGCGGCAGGGGAGCGGCCGACATCTACCGGAAGCTGGACGAGCTGGCCGGCGCGGAGCCGACGGATCCGCGCGTCGGTGCGCTTGCCGACGAGCTGGCCGCGTACCTACCGGCGGAGATCGCCTCGGCGATGGTCGGAAGCGTCGACGATCCGCAGACCGGTCAGTGGCTCGCGACGATGACCCGTGAGCTGTCCGCCGCACAGGTCGGGGTCTTCCGAACGCTGGTGGCCAGGCTTCGGGAGCGCGGATCATGCTGA
- a CDS encoding creatininase family protein, which yields MSVVRWQAQTRDQLTALLPEAMVVLPIGATEQHGPHLATGTDALLAETAATRAAELAAESASRTLVLAPTLPIGASDHHLPFGGTLSLRPETLLALLLDVARSVADCGGRRLVIVNGHGGNRGICSAAAAAASVRSPITVGYVDYWDGAADADLGGTPLPGHAGGFETSLVLAVDPELVDERAPRTHVPTIPAVPGVEIQRQASWHEQDGYTDDPAKADAAQGREWLDHLVRRLAGRLVDLAASI from the coding sequence ATGAGCGTCGTCCGGTGGCAGGCACAGACCCGGGACCAACTGACCGCGTTGCTGCCGGAGGCGATGGTCGTACTCCCCATCGGCGCGACCGAGCAGCACGGACCGCACCTGGCGACGGGCACGGACGCGCTGCTGGCCGAGACCGCGGCCACCCGGGCGGCCGAGCTGGCCGCGGAGTCCGCGTCGCGCACCCTCGTCCTCGCCCCGACCCTGCCGATCGGTGCCTCCGACCACCATCTGCCGTTCGGGGGCACACTCTCCCTGCGGCCGGAGACGCTGCTCGCCCTGCTCCTCGACGTGGCCCGTTCCGTCGCCGACTGTGGCGGCCGCCGGCTGGTCATCGTCAACGGCCACGGCGGAAATCGCGGCATCTGCTCGGCCGCGGCCGCCGCCGCGTCCGTCCGGTCGCCGATCACTGTGGGCTACGTCGACTACTGGGACGGCGCCGCGGACGCCGATCTCGGCGGTACCCCGCTGCCCGGGCACGCGGGTGGGTTCGAGACGTCCCTGGTGCTCGCCGTCGACCCCGAACTGGTCGACGAACGCGCGCCGCGTACGCACGTCCCCACCATCCCGGCCGTACCCGGTGTCGAGATCCAGCGGCAGGCGTCCTGGCACGAACAGGACGGCTACACCGACGACCCGGCCAAGGCCGACGCCGCGCAGGGCCGGGAGTGGCTGGACCACCTGGTCCGCAGGCTCGCCGGCCGGCTGGTCGACCTGGCTGCCTCGATCTAG